The Streptomyces collinus DNA segment GTCCCGCCTGACGCGCTCCGCCCTCACCCACGGCGAGAAGGTCATCGGCAGCCGCCGCGGCCACACCTCCCACCAGCACCTGCCGTGGGTCGCCCTGGACACCGACGCCACCGAGGAGCGCGGCGAGGTCTACGGCTGCGCCCTGGGCTGGTCCGGGTCCTGGCGCATCGCCGTGGCCCAGCTCCCGGACGCGCGCGTGCAGATCACCGGCGGTGCCGGCCACGACGACTCGGGGCTGCTGACGCTGGGCACGGGGGAGTCGTACACGACCCCGGTCTTCGCCGGGCTCTGGAGCGACGGCGGCTTCGGCGGGGCGAGCCGCGCCTGGCACGCCTATCAGCGGGCGCATGTGATCCCGGACGCCGGCCGGGACCGGCCGGTGCTGTTCAACTCCTGGGAGGCCACCGAGTTCGACATCTCCGAGGAGCAGCAGCGGGCGCTCGCCGGGCGGGCCGCCGCCATGGGCGTAGAGCTGTTCGTGGTCGACGACGGCTGGTTCGGGGCGCGCACCAGCGACCGGGCCGGGCTCGGCGACTGGACCCCGAACCCCGACCGCTTCCCGGGCGGGCTGAAGCCCCTCGCCGACCACGTGCACGGCCTCGGCATGCAGTTCGGGATCTGGGTCGAGCCCGAGATGGTCAACCCGGACAGCGACCTGTACCGCGCGCACCCCGACTGGGTGCAGTACCAACCGGGACGAAAGCGGACGGAGTTCCGCAATCAGCTCGTACTCAATCTCGCCCGCGAGGACGTCCGGGAGTACCTCTGGGAGCGGCTCCACGGGCTTCTCGCCGGCGCTCCCGTCGACTACGTCAAGTGGGACTTCAACCGCTGCTTCACCGACGCCGGCTGGCCGGACGACCCCTACCCGCAGCGGCTGTGGGTCGACCACGTGCACGGCCTGTACGCCCTGCTGGACCGGTTGCGGGCCGCCCATCCCGGCGTGGCCTTCGAGTCCTGCTCGGGTGGCGGCGGGCGGATCGACCTCGGTGTGCTGAGCCGCACGGACCAGGTGTGGACCTCCGACAACACCGACCCGCTCGACCGGCTCGCCATCCAGCACGGCTTCAGCCAGATCCATCCGGCCCGGGTCATGGCCGCCTGGGTCACCGACAGTCCGAACGTCATGCTCAACCAGCGGGCCAGCTCCTTGCGGTTCCGCTTCGTCAGCGCCATGGCCGGGGTGCTGGGGGTCGGCGGCGACCTCACGCGGTGGACGGAGGAGGAGCTCGCCGAGGCGCGGGAGTGGGTGGGGCTCTACAAGGAGATCCGGCCCGTGGTGCAACGCGGCGACCAGTACCGGCTGCGTCCCCCGGGGGGCGGACTGAGCGCCGTGCAGTACGTCCTCGGCGACGAGACCGTCGTCCTCGCCTGGCTCCAGGCGCAGCGCTACGGCGAGCCCGTACCGGCCCTCCGGCTGCGTGCCCTCGACCCGGCCGCATCGTACGAATGCCTCGAAACAGGCGAAATTCACCGGGGGGCGGTGCTGCTTCACCACGGACTGCGGGTCGGTCTGCGGGGGGATCTGGACGCGACGGTCGTCCGCCTTAAGCGGAAGTAGCCGTTCTGTCCGAATAGGCCGCTAAAGGCGCTTAGGGATAACGTGCCCCGATCGTAAAGGAGATGAGGTCGGGGTGCGTGACCATCGTCATATTCGTGACGATGTGCTGTTGCCATGTTCACGTAATTCTGGCGTTATTCAGGGCGGTTGGGGAAAGCAGGAGATCGGTAATCCACGCTCGGTGACCGCAGATGTGGCGACGCGTCAAGAGAAACACCGTCACGGGCAACCGCAAGCTTGTCCGTTTGCGTCCTGGTCGCTTACGTTCCACACCAATCCGGACGGACGCCTAATCCTGCCGCCGACCGGAGCCCGCACACACTGACCCGACGTACGGCAGGAGCGGGGGACCCACAGGTAAGACGCCTGTTCCGGTTCCCGGAACGGCTTGGGGTTAAGCCGCGCCCCGGCGCGGCCGGGCATCTCCAGCTCGCACCCGACAGCTCACCTCGCAGGCGACGGAGAGGAATTCGCCATGCCCGCGAAGGGTAAGCACCGCCGTCCCAAGACCCAGCGTTTCACCCGCTCCATCGCCGTCGCCGGAACCGGCGGAGCCGCTCTCGCGCTGCCGCTCATGGGAGCCGCCGGCGCCCACGCCGCCACCCCGCAGTCGGCACCGGAAAAGGCGGTCCAGTCCGCTCCGGCGGCCGAGAAGAAGGCCGCCGAAAAGGCCACCGGTGCTCGCACCTACACCGTGGAGGCCGGCGACTGTCTCGCGAAGATCGCCGACGACCAGAACGTCAGCGGCGGCTGGAAGAAGCTCTACGCGGACAACCGCGCCGCCGTCGGCTCCGACCCGTCGCTGATCCACCCGGGCCTGAAGCTGTCGATCGGCAAGCAGGCCGCGGGCGCGCCGAAGTCCTCGGCCCCGTCCGCGCCGAAGGCCTCCGCCCCGAAGCCCTCGGCCGCGAAGCCGTCCGCCGCCGAGTCGGCCCCGAAGGCGGAGACCGCCGCGAAGCCGGCCGCCGCCAAGCCCGCCGCCGAGGGCAACGCCAGTGGGTACGCCCTCCCGGTGGACGGGGCCACCGTCGGCACCCCGTACCGCATGTCCGGCAGCATGTGGTCCAGCGGCTACCACACCGGTGTCGACTTCGTCGTCCCGACCGGCACCTCCCTCAAGGCCGTCGGCGCGGGCACGGTCGTCTCCGCCGGCTGGGGCGGCGCGTACGGCAACCAGGTCGTCATCAAGCTGAACGACGGCCATTACGCCCAGTACGCCCACTTGTCCCAGCTCTCCGTCTCGGCCGGCCAGACCGTGACCGCCGGGCAGCAGGTCGGCCTGTCGGGCGCCACCGGCAACGTGACCGGACCGCACCTGCACTTCGAGATCCGCACGACGCCGGACTACGGCTCGGACGTGGACCCGGTCGCCTTCCTGCGCTCGCACGGCGTCTCCGTCGGCTGACCGACCGCACGACCACCTGCCTGACACGCGGCCGAAGGCCGGACCCCGATCCCCGGGTCCGGCCTTCGGTGTGCGCGCATGCCGTCGGCCGCGTCAAGGGATCGACAGGCGGCGGCCGTTGGGACAGAGTGATCCCGTCCGGAGTGCAAGCGCTTTCCAGAGCCTTCCCGGCGGATCCCGAGGAGCTGTGTCCCGTGCCGACCACCCGCAGAGCGTTCGGAGCCCTGGCCGCCGGAGCCGCCCTGGCGGCCCTCACCCCCACGGCCACCGCGCACGCCGCGCCCCGTCACCGCCGCCTCGTCGCGCGCGACGACTTCTGTCACGGCCTCGGTCGGTGGGCCACCGAACTCCAGGGCGGCGGCACCGTCACCGCCTCCCGCGGCATCCTGGAGATCGATGTACCGAGCGGTGCGACCGTGTGGTTCAGGCAGCGGCTCGAAGGGCCGTACGTCCTCGAATACACCGCGACCGCCGTCTCCGAGGGCGGGGTCAACGACCGGGTCTCGGACCTCAACAACTTCTGGAACGCGACCGACGTACGCTCCCCGGACGACCTCTTCGCGACTCCGCGCGGCGGCGCCCTCGACGAGTACGACCACCTCACGACGTACTACGCGGGATACGGGGCCAACTACAACACCACGACCCGGCTGCGCCGTTACGTCGGCGAGCCCGGCGTCCGCCCCCTGGTGTTCGACTACACCGAGCCGCTGCTGGTCCCGAACGAGCCCAACCGGGTCCGGATCGTCTCCGACGGCTCGACGGTCCGGTGGTGGAACAACGGGCGGCTCGTCTTCGACCACACCGACCCGCAGCCCTACACGGGCGGCCACTTCGCCTTCCGGACCGTCTGGAGCCATTTCCGGATCAGCGGATTCCGGGTCTGGCGACTCACTCCGGAACACCCCTGACAAGCGGTGTATTCCGGAGTTTGCGAACACTTTGGGAGTGGCTTATCTCACCGCCCGTCAACCCTTTCCTACGGTCGCGTAGGCCACATTCGAAGGTGAATCATGAGCTGCTGTGGCTGACGATTCGAAGAGTGACAGCAGAGCAGTGATCGGGTCGTACGTGGCGGTGGGGGACAGCTTCACCGAGGGCGTCGGCGATCCCGGCCCCGACGGGGCGTTCGTCGGCTGGGCCGACCGGTTCGCCGTCCTGCTCGCCGACCGCAGGCCCGAGGGCGACTTCCGGTACACCAATCTCGCCGTACGCGGAAAGCTCCTCGACCAGATCGTGGCGGACCAGGTTCCGCGGGCCGTCGACATGGCCCCGGACCTCGTCTCGTTCTGTGCCGGGGGCAACGACATCATCCGGCCCGGCACCGACCCTGACGAGGTGGCCGAACGCTTCGAGCGGGCGCTGGCCCGGCTCACCGCCGTGTCCGGCACCGTCATGGTGACGACCGGCTTCGACACCCGTGGCGTTCCCGTGCTCAAGCACCTGCGCGGCAAGATCGCCACGTACAACGGACACGTCCGTGCCATCGCCGACCGGTACGGCTGCCCGGTGCTCGACCTGTGGTCCCTGCGCAGTGTGCGGGACCGCAGGGCCTGGGACGCCGACCGGTTGCACCTGTCGCCCGAGGGGCACACCCGCGTGGCGCTCCGAGCGGGCCAGGTGCTCGGCCTCGAGGTGCCGGCCGACCCCGAGCAGGCGTGGCCCCCGCTGCCCCCGCGCGGCGCCCTCGACATGCGGCGGGACAACGTCGCCTGGGCGCGCGAGTTCCTCGTGCCGTGGATCGGGCGCCGGCTGCGCGGGGAGTCGTCGGGCGACCATGTGACGGCCAAGGGGGCGCTGTCGCCGGACGACATCAGGATGCGGATCGCGTCGGTGGCGTGAGAACGGCTCCTGCGCCTGCGGGCCGCGCCGGCCGGAAACCGGCGCGGCCCGCAGGCGTCGCAGCCATGGGTGGGAGCAAGCTCATCGGCGGCCCCGCCGTCCCGGCCGCGCGCCGCGTCACCAACCTGCCCGGACAGCACATCTAGGGCGTCAGCCGCGCTTCCTCCGCCAGGCCCAGCTCGCGGGTGAGCGCCTCCTCCACCCACTCCTGCGCCCGCGCTCGCGGCACCGCGCCGGCGTAGGACGTCAGCTGGACGGCGAGGCCGTCGAGGAGGGCGGTGAGCCGCAGGGCAGTGCCGGCCGGGTCCGGGCAGCGGAACTCGCCGGCCGCCACGCCCTCCGCGATGACCTCGGCGAGGGCCGCCTTCCACTGCCGGTCGAGGTCCTGGGCGACCTCCCGCAGCACGGGATCGCGCAGCGCCGCCGCCCAGCCCTCGATCCACAGCCGCCAGCCCTTGGCCTGCCCGGTCGGGGCGTACCACCGCACGGCCGACCGCAGCCGGCGCAGCGCCGGTGAACGGCGGCCGAGCAGCTTGCGCAAATGCGCCAGGTCGCCCTCCGCCGCGTGCCGGAACGCGGCGGCTACCAGCTGCTCCTTCGTCGAGAAGTGATAGAGGACCAGTGCGTTGCTCACGCCCAGCGCCGAGGCCACGTCGGCGATCCTGACCGCCGCCACACCCCGCGCCTCGATCTGCTCGATGGCGGCCCGCAGCAGATCCCCGCGCCGCTGGGCCACACTCAACCGGACTCTCGTCACGCCGTCACCCTACCCACGCGCGTGCGGCCCCTCGACGGGGCGTTTCGGCCTGTCCGGCCGGCCCCGCGACGGCTGCCGTGGCGGAGGGCGGCCGCCTCACCGGAACCAGCCGAACCGCTCGGCGATCACCGGCAGCCGGTCCGCCGCGATCGCGTGGGCGGCGGCGCGCGGTGTCGTCCCCTCGGCCCGCGCGCGGTCCAGCATCCGCTCGACCAGGACCCGCATCGAGCGGCGGGTGTACGCGAACGCCTCCTCGGCGTCGGCGCCGATGTCCCCGAACAGCGTCCACCACCACCAGGCGTTCGTCCCCGAGTTGACCACGACGTCCGGCAGCACGCTCACCCCGCGCGCGGACAGCAGCAGCTCCGCCTCCGGCCGTACCGGCATGTTGGCCGCCTCCACGATCCAGCGGGCGGTGATCCGCTCCTGGTTCGCTGCGTCGATCACGTACGACACGGCAGCCGGCACCAGCACCTCCGCATCGGCCGACAGCCAGGCGTCGCCGGGCAGTTCGCGGTCGCCGGGGCGCAACGCGGAGCGGTCCACCGTGCCGTGGGCGTCCCGGGCGGCGAGCAGCGCCTCGACGTCGAGGCCCGCCCGGTTGGCGATCGTGCCCTTGAGGTCGGCGACGGCCACGACCGTGAGCCCCGCGCGCGTGAGGAAGCGGGCGGTGGCCCCGCCCATGGTGCCCAGCCCCTGGAGCGCGACCCGCGTCCCCGCGTACGGCACCCCGTCCCGGTCCAGGGCGGCCAGGGCCGCCTCGGCCACCCCGCAGCCGCCGACCAGCTCGTCCAGGCCGATGCCGTCCACCTCGACCGCGAACGCGTCCAGCAGGCGCCGCCGGGCCTCGGCCTCGTCGTCCAGCAGCGGATACACGGCCTGGATCGACGAGACCAGCCCCGCTTCGGCGGCGGCCCGGTCCACCAGGTCCTGGGTGAGCCCCAGGTCCTCGCCCGTCGTCCAGCAGCCCTCTATGTACGGCCGCATCGCGCGCAGGTAGCGCACCAGCAGCGGGTACGCCCCGGGATCCCGGGGATCGCAGTCGATGCCGCCCTTGGCGCCGCCGAGCGGGACGTAGCGGCTCGCGGGGTCGTAGTGCAGGGCCTCCTTCACGGTCATGCCACGGGCCAGGCCGGTGACCTCGTCCAGGGTGCAGCCCGCGCGCATCCGCAGACCGCCGCTGGCGACCCCGCGCACCAGCCGGTCGACGACCAGGAAGCCCTGCCGTCCCGTGAGGTGATCGGTCCAGGTCAGGGACAGCAGGGGGGTGGCCATACGGGCTCCTTCGCCGCCGGGATACTGAATCACCGGTCAGTATCCACTCCCGTGGGGCCCCTGTGATCCGGTGTTGTCGGAGGGGCCGACCATAATGGAAAGCCTGACCGACTCCACCTGGAGGTACCGTGGCCGGTTTCCGTACCCTGAGCTCCGGGCTCCGCGCGCTCCAGCCCGGGGCGTTCGGCGCGGACCCGAGTGGTGAGCGCATGGCGCGCATCCGCAGATCGCCCCATTTCAGGGACGGGGTCTTCCAGAACCCCGGCGGCCCAGCGCGGACCCGGCCCTCGGGCTCGGCCCTGGACTTCGCGAAGGTCTTCTTCGACAAGGACACCCGGCCCCGCCGCACCCCGAAGGGCACCGTTCCGGTGCACTCCACCACCCTCGCCGACATCGCCAGGCCTCCGGCCACCGGCCTGCGGCTGACCTGGATGGGGCACTCCAGCGTCCTCGCGGAGATCGACGGCCGACGTGTCCTGTTCGACCCGGTGTGGGGGGAGCGCTGCTCCCCCTTCTCCTTCGCCGGCCCCAAGCGGCTGCATCCCGTGCCCCTGCCGCTGGCCGCCCTCGGCCCGGTCGACGTCGTGGTCATCTCGCACGACCACTACGACCATCTGGACATGCCCACCATCAAGGCGCTCGCGGACACCGACACGCTGTTCGCCGTGCCCCTCGGCGTCGGCGCGCATCTGGAGCACTGGGGCGTGTCCGGCGGCCGGCTGCGCGAGCTGGACTGGCACGAGACGACCAAGATCGGCGGGCTCGGCCTCACCGCCACCCCGGCCCGGCACTTCTGCGGCCGCGGGCTGCGCAACACCCAGCACACCCTGTGGGCCTCCTGGGTCGTCGCCGGGGACGAGCACCGGATCTACCACAGCGGCGACACCGGCTACTTCGACGGCTTCAAGGAGATCGGCGCCGAGCACGGGCCGTTCGACGCCACGATGATCCAGATCGGGGCGTACTCCGACTTCTGGCCCGACATCCACATGACCCCCGAGGAGGGCATGCGCGCCCACCTCGACCTCCAGGGCGGGCCGGAGCACGGCCCGATGCTGCCGATCCACTGGGCGACCTTCAATCTGGCGACGCACCCGTGGGCGGACCCAGGCGAGGGGACGCTGGAGGCGGCCCGCGCTGTGGGCGCCGCCGTCGCCCTGCCCCGTCCCGGCGAGCCCTTCGAGCCCGCGGCCGAGGACGTCCCGTCCGATCCGTGGTGGCGTGGGGTGGCGCTCGACCCGACGGGGGGACGCGTGGCCGCGCAGGCTCTCACCGGAGCCGGCATCAAGACGGCGTCGGAGGCGGCAGCCGTGGCCCAGGCCGATACGTTGAGTGACGATGATCGTCGGTCCGGCAAGGGCTCCGAGGACCCCGAGACGCTCCCGGCGGGCTGACCAGGGGCGTACGTCAGACCAGCGGCGAGGGCCGGGGAGCGAGAGGCTCCCCGGCCCTCGCCGTCTCTGTGTGACCACTTCTGACCAGGTCGGATCGAACTTTCTTCGTTCGCGGCCGGATGTGGGACGGCGTTATCGGTCTGTCGTACGAGACCTCATACCAGAGCGGGACGCTCACCGTATGAGTTTGTCAACTGCCCACCGCACATGATGCGGTGGCGACTACTGTCAGTGGCCGTCGGGAAACAGGGCGGATCGAGGGAGCGGGGGCCGGCACGTGCAGGCGCAGGGTGGACGCGGGAGTCGGCGCGACGGGGATCCCCGCTGCCCGCGCGCCACCGACGCCGGCCCGGGCGCGGTCGGCGACACGGGTGCCGGAGTCGCCGGCGCGCGGGGGGCTGCCGGCGGTGGCGCGGGCGTGGCCGGGGGTGGTGCGGGCGGGGCCGGGGGCGTTGCGGGAGCCGCGGGGGCTTTGAGCCCAGGAGGCGGTGGGGTTTCCGGCCGGGGAGGCGCTCGAATGTCCGCGCCGGGGGTCGCAGGAGGCTCCGGCCCGGAGGGAGTTGGGGTTTCGGGGCCGGGGGGCGTTGGGGTTTCGGGCCTGGGGGTCGCAGGGGCGTCCGGCCCAGAGATCGCTGGGGTTTCGGGCCCGGGTGTCGCCGGGGCCTCCGGCCTGGGGGGTGTTGGGGTTTCGAGCCCAGGGGGTGCCGGGGTCCCCGGCCCGGGACGGCACACCGGCCCCCGTGGTGCCGGTGGTGTGCGCAAGCGGGGGGAGGC contains these protein-coding regions:
- a CDS encoding alpha-galactosidase translates to MLEISEDGRTWVLSGPASSYAVHVTDRDELLHLHWGPRLGLADAEALAVRPLPGYWPFESPLDGREEYPVEGGPRFVRPALSVRTAGRRGTEWAYEGHDTEGDELRLRFRDGDLTVTLHYRMRSSSDVVERWVTVDNRGPAVELLRADSATWTLPDRDAWRLSQLHGRWGAESRLTRSALTHGEKVIGSRRGHTSHQHLPWVALDTDATEERGEVYGCALGWSGSWRIAVAQLPDARVQITGGAGHDDSGLLTLGTGESYTTPVFAGLWSDGGFGGASRAWHAYQRAHVIPDAGRDRPVLFNSWEATEFDISEEQQRALAGRAAAMGVELFVVDDGWFGARTSDRAGLGDWTPNPDRFPGGLKPLADHVHGLGMQFGIWVEPEMVNPDSDLYRAHPDWVQYQPGRKRTEFRNQLVLNLAREDVREYLWERLHGLLAGAPVDYVKWDFNRCFTDAGWPDDPYPQRLWVDHVHGLYALLDRLRAAHPGVAFESCSGGGGRIDLGVLSRTDQVWTSDNTDPLDRLAIQHGFSQIHPARVMAAWVTDSPNVMLNQRASSLRFRFVSAMAGVLGVGGDLTRWTEEELAEAREWVGLYKEIRPVVQRGDQYRLRPPGGGLSAVQYVLGDETVVLAWLQAQRYGEPVPALRLRALDPAASYECLETGEIHRGAVLLHHGLRVGLRGDLDATVVRLKRK
- a CDS encoding M23 family metallopeptidase, which translates into the protein MPAKGKHRRPKTQRFTRSIAVAGTGGAALALPLMGAAGAHAATPQSAPEKAVQSAPAAEKKAAEKATGARTYTVEAGDCLAKIADDQNVSGGWKKLYADNRAAVGSDPSLIHPGLKLSIGKQAAGAPKSSAPSAPKASAPKPSAAKPSAAESAPKAETAAKPAAAKPAAEGNASGYALPVDGATVGTPYRMSGSMWSSGYHTGVDFVVPTGTSLKAVGAGTVVSAGWGGAYGNQVVIKLNDGHYAQYAHLSQLSVSAGQTVTAGQQVGLSGATGNVTGPHLHFEIRTTPDYGSDVDPVAFLRSHGVSVG
- a CDS encoding DUF6250 domain-containing protein; amino-acid sequence: MPTTRRAFGALAAGAALAALTPTATAHAAPRHRRLVARDDFCHGLGRWATELQGGGTVTASRGILEIDVPSGATVWFRQRLEGPYVLEYTATAVSEGGVNDRVSDLNNFWNATDVRSPDDLFATPRGGALDEYDHLTTYYAGYGANYNTTTRLRRYVGEPGVRPLVFDYTEPLLVPNEPNRVRIVSDGSTVRWWNNGRLVFDHTDPQPYTGGHFAFRTVWSHFRISGFRVWRLTPEHP
- a CDS encoding SGNH/GDSL hydrolase family protein, producing the protein MIGSYVAVGDSFTEGVGDPGPDGAFVGWADRFAVLLADRRPEGDFRYTNLAVRGKLLDQIVADQVPRAVDMAPDLVSFCAGGNDIIRPGTDPDEVAERFERALARLTAVSGTVMVTTGFDTRGVPVLKHLRGKIATYNGHVRAIADRYGCPVLDLWSLRSVRDRRAWDADRLHLSPEGHTRVALRAGQVLGLEVPADPEQAWPPLPPRGALDMRRDNVAWAREFLVPWIGRRLRGESSGDHVTAKGALSPDDIRMRIASVA
- a CDS encoding TetR/AcrR family transcriptional regulator produces the protein MTRVRLSVAQRRGDLLRAAIEQIEARGVAAVRIADVASALGVSNALVLYHFSTKEQLVAAAFRHAAEGDLAHLRKLLGRRSPALRRLRSAVRWYAPTGQAKGWRLWIEGWAAALRDPVLREVAQDLDRQWKAALAEVIAEGVAAGEFRCPDPAGTALRLTALLDGLAVQLTSYAGAVPRARAQEWVEEALTRELGLAEEARLTP
- a CDS encoding Glu/Leu/Phe/Val dehydrogenase dimerization domain-containing protein; the protein is MATPLLSLTWTDHLTGRQGFLVVDRLVRGVASGGLRMRAGCTLDEVTGLARGMTVKEALHYDPASRYVPLGGAKGGIDCDPRDPGAYPLLVRYLRAMRPYIEGCWTTGEDLGLTQDLVDRAAAEAGLVSSIQAVYPLLDDEAEARRRLLDAFAVEVDGIGLDELVGGCGVAEAALAALDRDGVPYAGTRVALQGLGTMGGATARFLTRAGLTVVAVADLKGTIANRAGLDVEALLAARDAHGTVDRSALRPGDRELPGDAWLSADAEVLVPAAVSYVIDAANQERITARWIVEAANMPVRPEAELLLSARGVSVLPDVVVNSGTNAWWWWTLFGDIGADAEEAFAYTRRSMRVLVERMLDRARAEGTTPRAAAHAIAADRLPVIAERFGWFR
- a CDS encoding MBL fold metallo-hydrolase; the encoded protein is MAGFRTLSSGLRALQPGAFGADPSGERMARIRRSPHFRDGVFQNPGGPARTRPSGSALDFAKVFFDKDTRPRRTPKGTVPVHSTTLADIARPPATGLRLTWMGHSSVLAEIDGRRVLFDPVWGERCSPFSFAGPKRLHPVPLPLAALGPVDVVVISHDHYDHLDMPTIKALADTDTLFAVPLGVGAHLEHWGVSGGRLRELDWHETTKIGGLGLTATPARHFCGRGLRNTQHTLWASWVVAGDEHRIYHSGDTGYFDGFKEIGAEHGPFDATMIQIGAYSDFWPDIHMTPEEGMRAHLDLQGGPEHGPMLPIHWATFNLATHPWADPGEGTLEAARAVGAAVALPRPGEPFEPAAEDVPSDPWWRGVALDPTGGRVAAQALTGAGIKTASEAAAVAQADTLSDDDRRSGKGSEDPETLPAG